From the Photobacterium sp. GJ3 genome, one window contains:
- a CDS encoding CreA family protein has translation MKRALLLTAMIAGTTLLSGCSDNEVGDVSLGVFTTKDIKLNVLSDPLVPGVTCHIASIEADLDFSDPSDSSISCRQTGEITPEMIAAIDRSKSGEVVFKKSKSVFFKTMKIRRIYDPESQTLMYVSYSTKETSGSYKHSLSTVPLWGTKAYQMPIAPAQPQ, from the coding sequence ATGAAACGAGCTTTGCTCTTAACCGCCATGATCGCTGGCACCACCTTACTGTCAGGCTGCTCAGACAACGAAGTCGGTGATGTCAGTCTGGGGGTCTTTACAACCAAAGACATTAAACTGAATGTCCTCAGTGATCCGCTCGTGCCGGGTGTGACCTGTCATATTGCCAGTATTGAAGCCGATCTGGATTTTTCCGATCCAAGTGACTCCTCCATTTCATGTCGTCAGACCGGAGAAATCACGCCCGAAATGATCGCAGCAATCGATCGTTCTAAATCGGGTGAAGTGGTGTTCAAAAAATCGAAAAGCGTCTTTTTCAAAACGATGAAAATTCGCCGGATCTATGATCCCGAAAGCCAGACACTGATGTATGTGTCTTATTCAACCAAGGAAACCTCTGGCAGTTACAAACACAGCCTGTCGACCGTGCCACTGTGGGGGACCAAAGCCTATCAGATGCCAATCGCACCCGCACAGCCGCAGTAA
- a CDS encoding chondroitinase-B domain-containing protein → MRSNGLKTYFATVGLLAHLLVVLCGIVLVKHWYSQGETLPESLRQSANQLQQHIPELQPVQTVLTSVATNLASPTYFWREFDPRSWPTIGPDTQASVASSLPAASLGTLWVSDARSLKKALKQVLPGQDIVLKKGTYEFHGKRLNISQVTPSASRPVTLRAEASGRVLLKMDSLEGIVINQPHWIISGLTFQGVCAKTSRCDHALHIVGQADHTRIENNTFIDFNAAIKVNRIQEQFPDHGLIRRNHFYNTKPRDTSRSVTPINLDHGNHWVIDRNIIRDFIKTGGNQVSYGAFMKGGGEGGVIENNLVICNTSSRQYGGFQVGLSLGGGGMGQNSRRELASAEGFRHTVRNNIVMHCNDVGLYINKASDVMVNNNIFYHTSGVDVRFPQSSAHLVNNVVSGQIRERDQGKATASNNLLLSRAFFTDKQPLDRWFTSPAIGNFTPKDDASKAKLMSQATPYPIATHNEVTDFCGNRISPEDSFAGAFKDSQNCFVTRPGASARE, encoded by the coding sequence ATGCGAAGCAATGGCCTGAAAACCTATTTTGCTACTGTCGGATTACTGGCTCATCTGCTAGTGGTTCTCTGTGGAATAGTGCTGGTGAAACACTGGTATTCTCAGGGGGAAACGTTACCGGAGAGCCTGCGCCAATCGGCAAACCAACTGCAACAGCACATCCCTGAATTACAACCGGTCCAGACTGTACTCACCAGTGTCGCAACCAATCTTGCCAGCCCGACCTATTTCTGGCGTGAGTTCGACCCGAGATCCTGGCCAACTATCGGGCCAGACACACAAGCCAGCGTAGCCAGTTCTTTGCCAGCCGCTTCGCTGGGTACCTTGTGGGTCAGTGATGCTCGCAGTCTGAAAAAAGCGCTCAAACAGGTGCTGCCCGGTCAGGACATTGTTCTGAAAAAAGGGACCTATGAATTCCATGGCAAGCGCCTGAATATCAGCCAGGTGACACCATCGGCATCTCGGCCGGTCACGCTGAGAGCAGAAGCGTCAGGTCGGGTGTTACTGAAAATGGACAGCCTGGAAGGCATCGTGATCAACCAGCCGCACTGGATCATCAGCGGACTGACATTTCAGGGCGTTTGTGCAAAAACTTCCCGGTGCGATCATGCGTTACACATCGTGGGTCAGGCAGATCACACCCGAATCGAAAACAACACCTTTATCGATTTCAATGCAGCCATCAAAGTGAACCGAATTCAGGAACAGTTCCCGGATCACGGCCTGATCCGGCGAAATCATTTCTACAACACCAAACCCAGAGACACATCCCGCTCCGTGACGCCCATCAATCTGGATCACGGCAATCATTGGGTGATTGACCGGAATATCATCCGCGATTTCATCAAAACCGGTGGCAATCAGGTCAGTTACGGGGCATTCATGAAAGGAGGCGGTGAAGGTGGTGTTATCGAAAATAATCTGGTGATCTGTAACACCAGCAGCCGCCAGTATGGTGGTTTTCAGGTCGGCTTATCGCTCGGTGGCGGAGGAATGGGACAAAACAGTCGGCGGGAACTGGCCTCCGCAGAAGGGTTTCGCCACACGGTCAGAAATAATATTGTGATGCATTGTAATGATGTCGGCCTCTACATCAATAAAGCCAGTGATGTCATGGTCAATAACAATATTTTCTATCATACATCCGGGGTTGATGTCCGATTTCCGCAGTCCAGTGCGCATCTGGTCAATAATGTCGTCAGCGGACAGATCCGAGAGCGGGATCAGGGCAAAGCCACGGCCTCGAACAACCTGCTGCTTTCCCGGGCGTTCTTCACCGACAAACAACCGCTGGATCGCTGGTTTACCTCCCCGGCCATCGGCAACTTCACACCAAAAGACGACGCCAGTAAAGCAAAACTGATGTCACAGGCAACCCCCTACCCGATTGCGACGCACAACGAGGTCACTGACTTTTGTGGCAACCGGATCAGTCCTGAAGACAGCTTTGCCGGTGCATTCAAGGACAGCCAGAACTGCTTTGTGACCAGACCCGGCGCTTCAGCCCGCGAATAA
- a CDS encoding GNAT family N-acetyltransferase, with the protein MNLRIVGQQWMARNSDFFQCEWIANPDPQWLKGQWMALEARAEPNLFLSWLWIGTWLDCFVDDYYVVLARNDDTTVGLGIIVIKAKKLATLNVGRQFCLHRTGDPFMDQIWIEYNDFLLDSSVAALVRPLMTACVMANMKGTDTFVVGASEALDFLGCDVAETGTLAVNGVYGTDTLMVLADGSVVQPEREVVWDSTAYRLDFSPLRAENQTLDRYLSRNARYQIKRSLKKYQALGTLKITTASSVTQGLHFFEHAAEHHLKRWGRSPHQSGFANPNFLHFHQELIRRGFPKGQVVLHHLQAGQHDLGVIYNFHYDHWVHFYLSALNYEAPAPCVDAKGNEEANGDRHLKPGLVAHYLLIEEAMAKGFAGYDFMGGQSRYKQTFANQTVGLAVYHYRFPHVVYAMKKVIRGLKRRVWSQSSSGCP; encoded by the coding sequence ATGAATTTGAGAATTGTCGGACAGCAATGGATGGCTCGAAACAGTGATTTTTTTCAGTGTGAGTGGATCGCAAATCCGGATCCACAGTGGCTGAAAGGACAATGGATGGCACTTGAAGCACGAGCAGAGCCGAACCTGTTTCTGTCGTGGCTATGGATAGGGACTTGGTTGGACTGTTTTGTGGACGATTATTACGTGGTGCTGGCACGCAATGACGATACGACGGTCGGATTGGGCATCATTGTGATCAAAGCCAAAAAATTGGCGACGTTGAATGTGGGTCGCCAGTTTTGTCTGCATCGCACCGGCGATCCGTTCATGGATCAAATCTGGATTGAATACAACGACTTCCTGCTCGACAGTTCGGTGGCAGCCTTGGTTCGGCCCTTGATGACCGCCTGTGTCATGGCCAACATGAAAGGGACAGACACCTTTGTGGTGGGCGCAAGTGAGGCGCTGGATTTTCTTGGCTGCGATGTTGCTGAAACCGGCACGCTCGCGGTGAATGGCGTTTACGGGACAGACACGCTGATGGTACTGGCCGATGGCAGTGTTGTGCAGCCAGAGCGGGAGGTGGTGTGGGATTCAACGGCATACCGGTTGGACTTTTCACCACTTCGAGCAGAAAATCAGACACTCGATCGCTATCTTTCGCGAAATGCCCGCTATCAGATCAAGCGCAGCCTGAAGAAGTATCAGGCACTTGGCACATTGAAAATCACGACAGCCAGCAGTGTGACACAGGGGCTTCATTTCTTTGAGCATGCTGCGGAGCATCATCTGAAACGCTGGGGGCGCTCGCCTCATCAAAGCGGTTTTGCCAATCCGAATTTTCTTCATTTTCATCAGGAACTGATCCGCCGGGGATTCCCCAAAGGGCAGGTGGTCCTTCATCATCTGCAGGCCGGACAGCACGACCTCGGGGTGATCTATAACTTTCACTATGACCATTGGGTGCACTTCTATTTAAGTGCACTGAATTATGAAGCACCTGCACCGTGTGTTGACGCGAAGGGTAACGAAGAAGCAAACGGGGACAGACACCTGAAGCCGGGGCTGGTGGCTCATTATCTGCTGATTGAAGAGGCCATGGCGAAGGGTTTCGCGGGCTATGATTTCATGGGGGGACAGTCACGTTATAAGCAAACTTTCGCGAATCAGACCGTGGGGTTAGCGGTGTATCACTACCGGTTCCCCCACGTGGTGTATGCCATGAAAAAGGTTATTCGCGGGCTGAAGCGCCGGGTCTGGTCACAAAGCAGTTCTGGCTGTCCTTGA
- a CDS encoding VOC family protein: MENPFQQHGAFSWAELLVDDAQTAIDYYTKVIGWEIESVPMPGTESGQQYHIIKAGGSPVAGIMERTAEFQDAPIGWGSYITVDDVDACAEKAIAAGGKVLYPPMDVPNVGRMCVMLDPCGAVVSVIKYVEQM; this comes from the coding sequence ATGGAAAATCCGTTTCAACAGCATGGGGCATTCAGTTGGGCTGAACTCTTGGTTGATGACGCGCAGACCGCGATAGATTACTACACCAAAGTGATTGGCTGGGAGATTGAGTCAGTTCCTATGCCAGGCACAGAAAGCGGACAGCAGTATCACATCATCAAGGCGGGTGGGTCACCGGTTGCGGGTATTATGGAGCGGACGGCTGAGTTTCAGGATGCTCCAATTGGCTGGGGGAGCTATATCACGGTCGATGATGTGGACGCCTGTGCAGAGAAAGCAATCGCAGCAGGAGGCAAAGTTTTATACCCGCCGATGGATGTACCCAATGTCGGCCGGATGTGTGTCATGCTCGATCCTTGCGGGGCGGTTGTGTCTGTGATCAAATATGTCGAGCAGATGTAA
- the prsT gene encoding XrtA/PEP-CTERM system TPR-repeat protein PrsT: MAQLPHNSLNRLALAGLIAAALTGCGEQTVDEYMSKANTHLVNQEVNAAVIELKNAIQQHPESSQARLMLGKIYLQQGDYASAEKELYKAVRGAETIDDIEPLLARAYLGQKKTTEVIDLAKRPRSLRPDALADLYAMESMALLLDNDPESARKSYDQAQGTGQKTLYTRLAKASLEATDEQPELALSQLESIVQDYPDSSEAWLLKGHIETRMKENKSAAASYRKAVQTAPKALQNTLYLAQALVKTEQYNEAETYVDHLLTAFSGHALSNEMKATILYAKGEQNEAKVHADLAIRNGSRNLTTYLISGVVAYHQGNYELASDRLEKLVPFVAEDNLVKRLYASSQLKLGDIEGAMQTLSGFDASKQENSQFISAMSLEFARIGRSDYAMSLAEQASSTPTPHTQLRLGLMQLANNDTTGIETVQQVLAKDPNLPEANLGLAYFYLRQGEYKKLHGVVNDWLAQDPNDRAALMLKSLVYLVENKPDQAKAIYQQVLNDDPENLQAKLGLAQIAAIEKDPDTAFQYAQAVYEKRPGTSLTTRTLYRYAQMSNKLDQAFAMVEAQVKAHPDNTSLKLDLVRGYILKKEPDQAIQLIRALTPQQQTAQSWRLLGDLYFSKQDYRETEPAYAKWLEMDVLNQQAYVRNIQIKEMNHKVKESIALADKAASLFPQTPMFTMMKAGLQIKTEDLSAAQKTLDLIPENARSQQYFMQLQAAIHSQKKDYQQALEWQLKRYNAYPGILSAGDVANAYTLNQQNNQAIAFLEKALKEHGDKAAPLRLPLAQLQLKEQPEKAISQYRDVLRKDPNNVVALNNLAWIYMTMEDYKQACDNALKALGLAKEHPQIQDTYGYCLLKSGQTANSLPMLEKAYKQAQNNAEIALHYAESLLANQKADNARAILSGVDTSDPELLNLKNKLEKQINL; this comes from the coding sequence ATGGCTCAGTTACCTCACAATTCGCTCAACCGGCTTGCACTGGCAGGCCTGATTGCAGCGGCACTGACTGGTTGTGGTGAACAGACCGTCGATGAATACATGTCGAAAGCGAACACTCACCTTGTTAATCAGGAAGTGAATGCCGCGGTGATTGAATTGAAAAATGCCATTCAGCAGCACCCTGAATCCAGCCAGGCCCGACTGATGTTAGGCAAGATTTATCTGCAGCAAGGCGATTACGCCAGTGCAGAAAAAGAACTCTATAAAGCCGTCCGTGGCGCCGAGACCATCGATGACATTGAACCTTTGCTGGCGCGGGCCTATCTGGGACAGAAAAAAACGACAGAAGTGATCGATCTGGCGAAACGGCCCCGGAGCCTCCGCCCTGATGCACTGGCTGATCTGTATGCGATGGAATCCATGGCGCTGCTGCTGGATAACGACCCAGAAAGTGCCCGGAAATCGTATGATCAGGCCCAGGGAACTGGCCAGAAAACTCTGTACACACGTCTGGCCAAAGCCAGTCTTGAAGCCACAGACGAACAACCGGAACTGGCGCTGAGCCAACTCGAGTCGATTGTTCAGGATTATCCGGACAGCAGTGAGGCCTGGCTTTTAAAAGGCCACATTGAAACCCGCATGAAAGAGAACAAGTCCGCTGCGGCCAGTTACCGGAAAGCGGTTCAGACCGCACCCAAAGCCCTGCAGAATACGTTGTATCTGGCTCAGGCACTGGTGAAAACCGAGCAGTACAACGAAGCTGAAACCTATGTGGATCATTTGCTGACCGCTTTCAGTGGTCACGCCCTCAGCAATGAAATGAAAGCCACAATTCTCTATGCCAAAGGGGAACAGAACGAAGCAAAAGTGCATGCAGACCTTGCGATTCGTAATGGCTCCCGGAACCTGACGACTTATCTCATTTCAGGTGTCGTGGCGTATCACCAGGGCAATTATGAACTGGCCAGCGACCGTCTGGAAAAGCTCGTGCCTTTTGTTGCTGAAGACAATCTGGTGAAACGTCTGTATGCCTCCAGCCAGCTCAAACTGGGTGACATTGAAGGTGCCATGCAAACCCTGAGTGGTTTCGACGCATCAAAACAAGAGAACAGTCAGTTTATTTCTGCCATGAGTCTGGAATTCGCCCGGATTGGCCGCAGTGATTACGCGATGTCACTGGCTGAGCAAGCTTCGTCGACACCAACCCCGCATACACAACTTCGATTGGGTCTGATGCAACTGGCAAACAACGACACAACTGGCATTGAAACTGTCCAGCAGGTGCTGGCGAAAGATCCGAATCTGCCGGAAGCGAATTTAGGTCTGGCCTATTTCTACCTTCGCCAGGGAGAGTATAAAAAACTCCACGGTGTCGTGAATGACTGGCTTGCACAGGATCCGAATGATCGGGCCGCACTGATGCTGAAATCTCTGGTCTATCTGGTGGAAAACAAACCGGATCAGGCCAAAGCCATTTATCAGCAGGTGCTGAACGATGATCCGGAAAACCTACAGGCGAAACTCGGTCTGGCTCAGATTGCAGCCATTGAGAAAGACCCGGATACCGCCTTTCAATATGCACAGGCAGTGTATGAGAAACGGCCCGGCACTTCCCTGACCACGCGAACCCTGTATCGCTATGCCCAGATGAGCAACAAACTGGACCAGGCTTTCGCCATGGTTGAAGCCCAGGTCAAAGCACATCCGGACAACACCTCGCTGAAATTGGATCTGGTCAGAGGCTACATCCTGAAAAAAGAACCCGATCAAGCCATTCAACTCATTCGCGCCTTGACACCACAGCAACAAACGGCGCAGAGCTGGCGACTGCTGGGGGATCTTTATTTCAGCAAGCAGGACTACCGGGAAACGGAACCGGCTTATGCCAAGTGGCTGGAAATGGATGTACTGAATCAGCAGGCTTATGTCCGCAACATTCAGATCAAAGAGATGAACCATAAGGTGAAAGAAAGCATCGCGCTGGCAGACAAAGCAGCTTCACTTTTTCCGCAAACGCCCATGTTCACCATGATGAAAGCCGGCCTTCAGATCAAAACCGAAGATCTGTCTGCCGCCCAGAAAACACTGGATTTAATCCCGGAAAACGCCAGATCCCAGCAATACTTTATGCAGTTGCAGGCGGCGATTCACTCCCAGAAAAAAGACTATCAACAGGCGCTTGAGTGGCAATTGAAACGCTACAACGCTTACCCCGGTATCCTCAGTGCCGGTGATGTCGCCAATGCGTATACGCTGAATCAGCAAAACAACCAGGCCATCGCATTTCTGGAAAAGGCCCTCAAAGAACATGGGGACAAAGCAGCGCCATTACGTTTGCCGCTGGCTCAGCTTCAATTGAAAGAACAGCCCGAGAAAGCCATCAGCCAGTACAGGGATGTGCTCCGGAAAGACCCGAACAATGTTGTGGCGCTGAACAATCTGGCCTGGATTTATATGACGATGGAAGACTACAAACAGGCTTGTGACAATGCTTTGAAAGCACTCGGACTCGCCAAAGAGCACCCGCAGATTCAGGACACTTACGGTTATTGCCTGCTCAAATCCGGACAGACCGCTAATTCGCTGCCGATGCTAGAGAAAGCCTACAAGCAAGCCCAGAATAATGCCGAAATTGCCCTGCATTATGCGGAAAGCCTGCTGGCCAACCAGAAAGCAGACAATGCCAGAGCCATCCTTTCAGGCGTTGACACTTCAGACCCTGAACTCCTGAATCTGAAAAATAAACTGGAGAAGCAAATCAATCTCTGA
- a CDS encoding serine protease, translating into MRFTVFCRAILNHCSLQYKSLGLWLTLLIAGIPVQAALPEVIHQIKPSVVGVGTYHKLNTPRANLMGTGFAVGDGSFIATNSHVVPATLASNRNTDIVVFIGTGTAPDVRTARVIARDDEHDLALLKISGQSLRPLRLSAHPVREGEMYSFTGFPIGAVLGLYPVTHRGMISSITPIAIPARTAKELSIARLKQLKKPYLVYQLDATAYPGNSGSPVYHQNTGEVIAIINKVLVKKSKENALSDPSAITYAIPIRYLTQLMTQLP; encoded by the coding sequence ATGCGGTTCACTGTTTTCTGTCGCGCTATCTTGAATCACTGCAGTCTGCAATACAAAAGTCTGGGTCTCTGGCTCACCCTCCTGATCGCCGGGATCCCGGTACAGGCTGCACTGCCCGAGGTGATTCATCAAATTAAGCCTTCCGTTGTGGGTGTTGGCACCTATCACAAACTGAACACGCCCCGTGCCAATTTAATGGGAACCGGGTTTGCCGTCGGGGATGGCTCGTTCATCGCCACCAACAGCCATGTCGTGCCCGCAACGCTTGCAAGCAATCGCAATACCGACATCGTCGTCTTTATCGGGACAGGCACTGCACCAGACGTTCGCACGGCCAGAGTCATTGCCCGCGACGATGAACACGATCTGGCATTACTGAAAATTTCAGGACAGTCACTTCGCCCTCTTCGTCTGTCTGCGCATCCGGTCCGGGAAGGTGAAATGTACAGTTTTACCGGTTTTCCCATCGGCGCAGTGCTGGGGCTTTATCCTGTGACTCATCGCGGCATGATCTCCAGTATTACCCCGATTGCGATTCCGGCAAGAACCGCAAAAGAGCTGTCGATTGCACGGCTTAAACAGCTGAAAAAACCCTATCTGGTCTATCAGCTGGATGCAACCGCCTACCCCGGCAACAGCGGCAGCCCGGTTTATCATCAGAACACCGGCGAAGTGATTGCCATCATCAACAAAGTGCTGGTGAAAAAGAGTAAAGAAAATGCCTTATCTGACCCCAGTGCGATTACTTACGCGATCCCCATTCGCTACCTGACCCAGTTAATGACGCAACTTCCCTGA
- a CDS encoding GlxA family transcriptional regulator, whose amino-acid sequence MKIAFVLYPRALITGISLAAEMLSSAASLRPRRVQKSQPVTISVVATSLAPITLNSGLHIQPDMTLSEPEHFDFIILPPIWGNPLASLKQCPTLVPWLSQQYRQGAKIIATGTGVCWLAETGLLDHQVATTHWYFYDKFAARYPNVSLNRQASITVANGLYCTVSINSQSELVLYLIREHFGQTVAKTVETHFGHEISQSNQQPFYQIGGEVQFDESIALAQDWLKRNLGQTMTAADIARQCGLPLRTFQRRFKAQVGQTPHEYLQSLRMEAAQILLRDFGLSLQDVAEQVGYKDAHHFSTRFQQEFSLSPAQYRNMVKAKIYQA is encoded by the coding sequence ATGAAAATCGCTTTTGTTCTTTATCCCCGCGCACTCATCACCGGCATCTCGCTGGCAGCAGAGATGCTGAGCAGCGCAGCCAGCCTTCGGCCACGGCGGGTCCAGAAATCGCAGCCGGTGACGATTTCTGTTGTGGCCACCAGCCTTGCCCCGATCACACTGAATTCAGGCCTGCACATTCAGCCTGATATGACGTTGTCAGAGCCGGAGCATTTTGACTTTATTATCCTGCCGCCTATCTGGGGGAACCCGCTGGCATCACTCAAACAATGCCCGACACTGGTGCCATGGCTGAGTCAGCAATACCGACAGGGGGCCAAAATCATCGCCACAGGAACAGGCGTTTGCTGGCTGGCCGAAACCGGACTGCTCGATCATCAGGTCGCCACGACACACTGGTATTTTTACGATAAGTTTGCGGCCCGCTATCCCAATGTTTCGCTCAACCGACAAGCCTCAATTACCGTCGCCAATGGCTTGTACTGCACCGTCAGTATCAACTCACAATCGGAGCTGGTTTTGTACCTGATCCGAGAACACTTCGGCCAAACCGTTGCAAAAACAGTGGAGACACATTTCGGCCACGAGATTTCACAATCGAATCAGCAGCCCTTTTATCAGATTGGTGGCGAAGTTCAGTTCGATGAGTCGATTGCGCTGGCTCAGGACTGGCTGAAACGAAATCTGGGACAAACCATGACCGCAGCAGACATCGCCCGGCAATGCGGCTTACCCCTTCGCACATTCCAGCGCCGCTTCAAAGCACAAGTGGGACAGACACCGCATGAGTATCTGCAATCCCTGCGTATGGAAGCAGCACAAATCCTGCTGCGTGACTTCGGCTTATCCCTGCAAGATGTTGCTGAACAGGTGGGTTATAAAGACGCGCACCACTTCAGCACCCGATTTCAGCAAGAGTTCAGCCTCAGTCCTGCGCAGTACCGGAACATGGTGAAAGCGAAAATTTATCAGGCTTAA
- a CDS encoding AMP-binding protein, with amino-acid sequence MTQVLPHERVLQWAKERPDEIFLRQIINRQFTDFTFAEVADKALRLVSALRALGLQPGDKIGLISKNCAEWYICDLAMMLGSYVSVPVFPTAGEETIEHCLTHSESKLLFIGKLDDTKAITAVTDKLTDLITISFPYDNTPACQHELNALIAEHAPSEERPAHQHDDMMSLVYTSGTSGLPKGAMLSYGGFAFSAQNLIDHIGIIENERLFSYLPLAHITERVFILGTSMMAGVQVAFPESLDTFIEDVKMHRPTLFISVPRLWTLFQQRILDKLPQSKLNILLKIPFVSGIIKRKLADGLGLNEARVLGCGSAPVSPALLRWYESVGLNITEAWGMTENFAYGTLNLPFRSDKIGTVGCAGPGVEIKIAEDDEILVRSQGLFSGYYKNDIATKESFNNEGWLHTGDLGSLDEDGFLAIQGRKKDNFKTAKGKYVSPVPIEKRLFELSGIEMMCLIGSGMPSPILLAVPHAYPNFDRERYARRIQQAIGTINKELESHAKIKGVLMISDPWSIENGILTPTLKIKRHLLEKRYHDIGNNWPRDQLIRWEE; translated from the coding sequence ATGACGCAGGTATTACCGCACGAACGCGTGTTGCAATGGGCGAAAGAACGCCCGGATGAGATTTTTCTTCGACAAATTATCAATCGCCAGTTTACGGATTTCACCTTCGCTGAGGTTGCAGATAAAGCACTGCGACTGGTCAGCGCATTACGTGCCCTGGGGCTGCAGCCGGGCGATAAAATCGGCCTGATCTCGAAAAATTGTGCAGAATGGTATATCTGCGATCTGGCCATGATGCTTGGCAGCTATGTCAGCGTGCCTGTCTTCCCGACGGCTGGCGAAGAAACCATTGAGCATTGCCTGACTCACAGTGAATCCAAGCTCCTCTTTATCGGTAAACTGGACGATACAAAAGCCATTACCGCAGTCACAGACAAACTGACGGATCTCATCACAATCAGTTTCCCTTACGACAATACGCCGGCTTGTCAGCACGAACTGAATGCGCTCATTGCAGAACATGCCCCATCCGAAGAACGTCCAGCGCATCAGCATGATGACATGATGTCTCTGGTGTATACCTCCGGGACATCAGGGCTGCCGAAAGGCGCCATGCTGTCCTACGGTGGCTTCGCTTTCTCTGCCCAAAACCTGATCGACCATATTGGTATCATTGAAAATGAACGTTTATTCTCCTACCTGCCGTTAGCGCACATCACTGAGCGGGTCTTCATTCTGGGGACATCCATGATGGCAGGCGTTCAGGTTGCTTTTCCTGAATCGCTGGATACCTTCATTGAAGATGTCAAAATGCACCGCCCAACCCTCTTCATTTCCGTTCCGCGTTTGTGGACGCTGTTCCAGCAGCGGATCCTGGACAAACTGCCACAGAGCAAACTCAATATCCTGCTGAAGATTCCTTTTGTATCCGGGATCATCAAACGGAAGCTGGCCGACGGCTTGGGGTTGAATGAAGCTCGGGTGCTCGGCTGCGGTTCTGCGCCAGTTTCACCAGCATTGCTGCGCTGGTATGAGTCAGTCGGACTCAATATCACCGAAGCCTGGGGCATGACAGAAAACTTTGCCTACGGCACCCTCAACTTGCCATTCCGCAGTGACAAAATCGGAACCGTCGGCTGTGCCGGGCCCGGCGTCGAAATCAAAATTGCCGAAGACGATGAAATTCTGGTTCGCAGTCAAGGCCTTTTCTCTGGCTATTACAAAAATGACATTGCGACCAAAGAAAGCTTCAACAATGAGGGATGGCTGCACACCGGTGATCTGGGTAGCTTAGACGAAGACGGTTTTCTGGCCATTCAGGGCCGGAAGAAAGACAACTTCAAGACTGCCAAAGGCAAATATGTTTCTCCGGTTCCGATTGAGAAACGTTTATTTGAACTGAGCGGTATCGAAATGATGTGTTTGATCGGCTCAGGAATGCCATCGCCGATTTTGCTGGCCGTGCCACATGCTTATCCGAATTTTGACCGTGAACGTTATGCGCGTCGTATTCAACAAGCCATTGGTACCATCAACAAAGAGCTGGAATCCCACGCAAAAATTAAAGGGGTACTGATGATCAGCGACCCGTGGAGTATTGAGAACGGCATTCTGACGCCTACGCTCAAAATCAAACGCCACTTGCTGGAAAAACGGTATCACGACATTGGCAACAACTGGCCGAGAGATCAACTCATCCGTTGGGAAGAATAA